One segment of Trachemys scripta elegans isolate TJP31775 chromosome 1, CAS_Tse_1.0, whole genome shotgun sequence DNA contains the following:
- the LOC117885358 gene encoding uncharacterized protein LOC117885358 isoform X1, with the protein MEGLCWMLRDPKAPLKAHVAIPLALQARTFFEDENSGLRWASMELFGHLSKFVSKKSSLFGVEVEKSMGMLLIHLHNGDPQVAQACRVALVCCTPFLSYQPLRTLMRSQLAEGAAPAIPQFLSEELQDPAPGLPREAEQEGCPESSSCPAADRIHDGQLKPEKSRRLGPPALLTTPRGDLINQGAPGLDDPSGSGSCDPSNNTSHLALPIKMGFSCRDHP; encoded by the exons ATGGAAGGGCTCTGCTGGATGCTGCGAGACCCCAAGGCGCCTCTGAAGGCACATGTCGCCATCCCGCTGGCCCTGCAGGCAAGAACGTTCTTTGAGGAT GAGAACAGCGGCCTGAGATGGGCCTCCATGGAGCTCTTTGGCCACCTCAGCAAATTTGTTTCCAAGAAGTCATCCCTCTTTGGAGTTGAGGTGGAGAAGAGCATGGGGATGCTGCTCATCCACCTACACAACGGGGACCCCCAGGTGGCCCAG GCATGCAGGGTGGCATTGGTGTGCTGCACACCCTTCCTCAGCTACCAGCCCCTGCGCACGCTCATGCGGAGCCAGCTGGCTGAGGGGGCAGCCCCCGCCATCCCCCAGTTCCTGAGCGAAGAACTGCAGGACCCTG CTCCAGGACTGCCCAGGGAGGCTGAGCAAGAAGGCTGCcctgagagcagcagctgcccagcagctgaTAG GATACATGATGGTCAATTGAAGCCAGAGAAGAGCAGGAGGCTTGGACCGCCCGCCCTGCT GACCACCCCGAGAGGAGATTTGATCAATCAAGGAGCTCCGGGGCTGGATGACCCGTCCGGAAgtgggtcatgtgacccctctaacaACACCTCCCACCTCGCTCTACCAATTAAGATGGGTTTCAGCTGTAGGGACCACCCCTGA
- the LOC117885358 gene encoding uncharacterized protein LOC117885358 isoform X2, giving the protein MGFGLIGLPLRADLTKTGQVLGRGEPPKRGSCDSSKNSSQHPLPIRAQHHHPISPRAGQKRPSFTKNACFRNCGNMDSFTTPVRTSDFVLGPSTFGLVWRKRYISDSSDKGPLTQSLMDTQVEGDHGLEESPADKVNGKDVAQLDNAFLEAFENLHIGSPVGGNISCISCFCSCLRHRSQEENPEKDKMEE; this is encoded by the exons ATGGGTTTCGGCCTCATAGGACTGCCCCTGAGAGCAGATTTGACCAAAACAGGGCAGGTTCTGGGACGGGGTGAACCACCCAAAAGAGGGTCATGTGActcctctaagaactcctcccagcaccctctgccaatcagagcacagcacCATCACCCCATAAGTCCCAGGGCCGGGCAGAAGAGGCCATCTTTTACCAAGAACGCATGTTTTAGAAATTgtggaaacatggactccttcaccacccccgtgAGAACTTCAGACTTTGTTTTAGGCCCGAGCACCTttggacttgtgtggagaaagcgcTACATCAGCGACAGTTCCGACAAGGGCCCTTTGACTCAATCGTTGATGGATACGCAG GTGGAAGGCGATCATGGCTTGGAGGAGTCACCGGCAGACAAGGTGAATGGAAAAGACGTCGCCcag CTTGACAATGCCTTTCTAGAGGCCTTTGAAAACTTGCACATCGGTAGCCCTGTGGGAGGAAATATATCATGCATCAGTTGTTTTTGCTCATGTCTGAGACACAGATCTCAAGAGGAAAATCcggaaaaggacaaaatggaagaatga
- the LOC117875115 gene encoding antigen WC1.1-like, with translation MTPYMTEFTDLRLVSSSDCAGRLEVFYNGTWGSVCSNQMTGVTPTIECKQLNCGDGVLTAGEFLRGEGSGPTWLDHVKCTEQHSSLCQCPSGPWKWQSCDYRSEETHIICNGSSNGVMKTTASLIRREAPALPGDVTQEDYDDVKEVSDPNDDHGPGQCAREVTGAPGESDRNRDSQTDWSLHLLRSEEVSEAERNALSLLPGDPGYDDVEDGGLWDITIRMLSSDQMSCEDINVV, from the exons AGTTCACAGATCTGAGGCTGGTGAGCAGCAGTGACTGTGCTGGGCGCCTGGAGGTTTTCTACAATGGGACGTGGGGCAGTGTTTGCTCCAATCAGATGACTGGCGTCACCCCGACAATTGAATGCAAACAGCTGAACTGTGGAGATGGAGTGCTAACTGCAGGAGAATTTCTACGTGGGGAAGGTTCTGGTCCCACATGGCTGGATCATGTTAagtgcactgagcagcacagttCCCTTTGTCAGTGTCCCTCAGGCCCATGGAAATGGCAGTCATGTGATTACCGATCAGAAGAGACCCATATTATTTGCAATGGTTCTTCAAATG GTGTGATGAAGACAACAGCTTCACTGATTAGAAGAG AGGCTCCTGCACTGCCTGGAGATGTCACACAGGAGGATTATGATGATGTCAAAGAAGTTTCTGATCCCAATGATGACCACGGCCCTGGGCAGTGTGCCCGGGAAGTCACTGGAGCTCCAGGAGAGAGTGACAGGAACAGGGATTCACAGACAG ATTGGAGTCTGCACTTGCTAAGAAGTGAAGAGGTCTCTGAAGCTGAGAGAAATGCCCTGTCCCTGCTTCCTGGAGACCCAGGTTATGATGATGTTGAAGATGGGGGTCTCTGGGACATCACTATAAGAATGCTGAGTTCAGATCAAATGTCCTGTGAGGACATAAATGTTGTATGA